A window of Vigna unguiculata cultivar IT97K-499-35 chromosome 4, ASM411807v1, whole genome shotgun sequence contains these coding sequences:
- the LOC114180221 gene encoding ribulose bisphosphate carboxylase small chain 1, chloroplastic-like has product MASSMISSPAVTTVNRAGAGAGMVAPFTGLKSLGGFPTRKTNNDITSVANNGGRVQCMQVWPTTGKKKFETLSYLPDLTEEQLLKEIDYLLRNGWIPCLEFTLQDPFPYREQNRSPGYYDGRYWTMWKLPMFGCTDATQVLQEVVEARTAHPNGFVRIIGFDNVRQVQCISFIAYKAPGF; this is encoded by the exons ATGGCTTCCTCAATGATCTCCTCCCCAGCTGTTACGACCGTTAACCGTGCTGGTGCCGGTGCCGGCATGGTGGCTCCGTTCACTGGCCTGAAGTCCTTGGGTGGGTTCCCAACGAGGAAGACGAACAATGACATTACTTCGGTTGCAAACAACGGTGGAAGAGTGCAATGCATGCAG GTGTGGCCAACCACTGGGAAGAAGAAGTTCGAGACTCTGTCGTACCTTCCAGACCTGACTGAAGAACAACTGCTTAAGGAGATAGATTACCTTCTTAGGAATGGATGGATCCCTTGCTTGGAATTTACATTGCAG GACCCATTCCCATACCGTGAGCAAAACAGGTCACCTGGATACTATGATGGAAGGTACTGGACCATGTGGAAGCTGCCTATGTTTGGGTGCACTGATGCTACTCAGGTGTTGCAGGAGGTTGTAGAGGCCAGGACTGCTCACCCCAACGGCTTCGTCCGTATCATTGGATTCGACAACGTTCGTCAAGTCCAGTGCATCAGTTTCATTGCCTACAAGGCCCCTGGCTTCTAA